One window from the genome of Pedobacter schmidteae encodes:
- a CDS encoding Ig-like domain-containing protein, with protein MKHFTKFYYFASLLICFLFSGQYSYADGSKDLYSSGSGGRAKLRSSTVTSTSYPFANLNTHYVYAVAGETITLASSVMGIGSSRIKLTKPNGTMTSYSSGGLIANRNQEVAGPRLPNVVGGNYYTPITYTVQPGETGIFSVDFVPPAGETANSQDGREGTGVLFTANWTAQGASDIMISAWDVSIYDSGNTFIPGRVYATVLNLDINSSFSAASTYYGKMYVLTKDGYTYKVDNNGNNGISFEFFVNSNGFVNGAGEPIYKSLNTTTGISSQIKDPRTADNTTSVTHKMFYTLPANDLPASASGAVAGGTGTTWLKNPRLVPEVSDLKLFGVEGTEGQVSHKGGNIKFSANLSGRYIIEISAVAPANFPTRTITGFASVGLNSVNWDGKDGLGNPLPSGNSPAKLTIRLQGAEVHFPYFDMEINPNGIKLELLNAGLNAVESDIVYWNDTDITLTSGVNNPPSNPINASQSAIPAGTSSNTNGHKWGSNSSPTSGTFGDNKSMDTWTFVLGAEETLNTVISTKVADLKVNSITPNVSTVGANGNITYTVEVQNSDGSAAYNDVTNAPFSFNVPAGMEIVSAVYVSACGTETNGAISADKLHYNAQLNLTNGCKGTYTIVTKAVGVSSGNVMVEATIMRPNDVNDPDATNPDPNVLPTDPHLECKNGTATESCNNIKYNNVVTVINKITAVKSIAGNPVTVKPGDVLTYNIILTNTDALPKTGVTASDVVPSTLTGITAINNGGVATGNTINWTGLTVPANGSLTLSFNATVVANLPVGTTSIKNVASIIDPIDPTTPVAPEVEKPTEGKITAVKTIAGNPATVKPGDVLTYNITLSNSFGTAKTGVTASDVVPSTLTGITAISNSGTLTGNTINWAGLTVPANGSLTLSFNATVAANLPIGTTSIKNTASIVDPIDPTVPVTPEVEKPTEGKITAVKTIAGNPATVKPGDVLTYNITLTNSFGTAKTGVTASDIVPSTLTGITAISNGGVATGNTINWAGLTVPANGSLTLSFNATVVANLPVGTTSIKNTASIVDPIDPTVPVTPEVEKPTEGKITAVKTIAGNPATVKPGDVLTYNITLTNSFGTAKTGVTASDVVPSTLTGITAINNGGVATGNTINWAGLTVPANGSLTLSFNATVAANLPIGTTSIKNTASIVDPIDPTVPVTPEVEKPTEGKITAVKMIAGNPATVKPGDVLTYNIVLTNSFGTAKTGVTASDNVPSTLTGIAAISNSGTLTGNKIDWTGLTVPANGSLTLSFNATVVANLPVGTTSIKNVASIIDPIDPTTPVAPEVEKPTEGKITAVKTIAGNPATVKPGDVLTYNITLTNSFGTAKTGVTASDVVPSTLTGITAISNAGTLTGNKIDWTGLTIPANGSLTLSFNATVAANLPAGTTSIKNVASIVDPIDPTVPVAPEVEKPTEGKITAVKTIAGNPTTVKPGDVLTYNIVLTNSFGTAKTGVTASDNVPSTLTGITAISNAGTLTGNTINWAGLTVPANGSLTLSFNATVVANLPVGTTSIKNVASIIDPIDPTTPVAPEVEKPTEGKITAVKTIAGNPATVKPGDILTYNITLTNSFGTAKTGVTASDNVPSTLTGITAISNAGTLTGNTINWAGLTVPANGSLTLSFNATVAANLPAGTASIKNVASIVDPIDPTVPVAPEVEKPTEGKITAVKTIVGNPATVKPGDVLTYNIILTNSFGTAKTGVTASDNVPSTLTGITAISNAGTLTGNKIDWTGLTVPANGSLTLSFKAIVSGNLPVGTISIKNTASIVDPIDPAVPIIPEIELPVNESPAINLVKTVTNTGTGVGGAFNVGDKIEYTFTIKNTGDVTLYNINITDPLISNSAINIPGSILPNNEVKQVVNYTVTQADADAGNVTNSALAKASSPAGNIIEDKSGTTIAGDDPTITPITQNPSLSLTKTAVVGVHNKIGDVINYNLVVKNTGNVTLTAIAITDANADAGSISPALVASLAPNATANITAKHTVTQADLDRGYVANIAKADGKNPKGGNVHAESTDPAPIPGAPVDPTCTTCTITPIQQSPAIKLTKTAVAGPYNKVGDIINYNLVLENTGNVTITKITISDANADAGSITPATIATLAPNATISIKAKHTVTQSDLDKGYVSNLAKADGEDPNGGKVNVESTDPAPIPGAPVDPGCPKCTITPVEQKGAVALVKTVTNAGTGENGAFVLGNQIEYTFTVTNTGNVSLKDLILSDPLLNKLNITIPGVILPGQSVSHVEKYTITAADVVAGKVTNQAVIKATDPKGGNVTDQSGTAANNDNPTVITIAKPPVVKDDTKETQQNKPVVIDVQSNDEPGSSAIVPGSTTIITQPKNGTIKVNSDGTITYTPNQGYTGTDEFTYTVTDKNGQVSNPAKVTLTVVPTKPVAIDDAAETQWNTEVKIPLLGNDKTDGAAFDKGTVEITAQPKHGTIKVNPDGTVTYLPNSGYTGTDTFKYRVKDEYGNWTDVATVTLNVKGFFIPNVITPNGDGKNDTFLIVGLENFGNADVTVFNRWGNEVYRNNNYKNTWTGEGLNEGTYYYLIRLNNNGKQEVYKGWVLIKR; from the coding sequence ATGAAACATTTTACTAAATTTTATTATTTCGCATCATTATTGATCTGCTTTTTGTTCTCTGGGCAGTATAGTTATGCTGACGGATCGAAGGATTTGTATAGTTCGGGCAGTGGAGGTAGGGCCAAGTTGAGGTCAAGCACTGTGACATCTACATCCTATCCTTTTGCGAACTTAAATACTCATTATGTGTATGCGGTTGCGGGCGAAACGATCACGCTAGCTAGCAGTGTAATGGGGATAGGTAGTTCCAGAATAAAGCTGACAAAGCCCAATGGAACTATGACCAGTTATTCTAGCGGAGGTTTAATTGCTAACCGAAACCAGGAAGTTGCCGGGCCAAGGCTACCAAATGTAGTAGGTGGTAATTATTACACACCAATTACTTACACTGTACAGCCGGGTGAGACGGGTATATTTAGTGTAGATTTTGTACCTCCTGCCGGAGAAACTGCAAACTCACAAGATGGAAGAGAAGGTACCGGTGTATTGTTTACAGCAAATTGGACGGCTCAGGGAGCTTCCGATATTATGATTTCAGCTTGGGATGTTTCCATCTATGATTCTGGTAATACGTTTATTCCTGGAAGGGTATACGCTACAGTGCTTAATCTGGATATTAATTCAAGTTTCAGCGCTGCAAGTACCTATTATGGTAAAATGTATGTGTTAACGAAGGATGGATATACTTATAAGGTTGATAACAATGGTAATAATGGTATAAGTTTTGAGTTTTTTGTAAATAGCAATGGTTTCGTAAATGGGGCGGGAGAGCCAATATATAAAAGTTTAAATACAACAACGGGTATTTCATCGCAAATTAAGGATCCCCGGACAGCAGATAATACAACGAGCGTAACCCATAAAATGTTTTATACGCTTCCTGCCAATGATCTACCGGCAAGTGCATCTGGAGCAGTGGCTGGGGGGACTGGTACAACCTGGCTTAAAAATCCGCGGTTGGTTCCTGAGGTTTCTGATTTAAAATTATTTGGTGTAGAGGGAACCGAAGGACAGGTAAGTCATAAGGGTGGCAATATAAAATTTAGTGCCAATCTTTCAGGTCGTTATATCATTGAGATCAGTGCTGTTGCACCTGCCAATTTCCCAACGAGAACCATTACCGGTTTTGCAAGTGTTGGACTCAATTCAGTCAATTGGGATGGAAAGGATGGTTTAGGTAATCCTCTTCCATCTGGAAATTCACCAGCAAAGTTAACAATCAGGCTTCAGGGAGCTGAAGTTCATTTTCCATATTTTGATATGGAAATAAATCCGAATGGGATCAAACTGGAATTATTGAATGCAGGACTTAATGCAGTAGAATCAGATATTGTATACTGGAATGATACTGACATCACGCTTACTTCAGGGGTTAATAATCCACCTTCAAATCCAATAAATGCCAGCCAGTCCGCTATTCCGGCTGGAACTTCAAGTAATACCAATGGGCATAAATGGGGTAGTAACTCAAGCCCTACCTCGGGAACATTTGGTGATAACAAATCTATGGATACCTGGACATTTGTTTTGGGCGCAGAAGAAACATTAAATACTGTGATCTCCACTAAGGTTGCAGATTTAAAGGTAAATAGTATTACTCCAAATGTGTCGACAGTAGGTGCCAATGGAAACATCACTTATACTGTAGAGGTTCAAAATAGCGATGGTTCTGCTGCTTATAATGATGTAACTAATGCTCCTTTTTCTTTTAATGTTCCCGCAGGAATGGAAATTGTATCTGCTGTTTATGTATCTGCTTGTGGTACAGAAACCAATGGAGCTATTTCTGCTGATAAATTACATTATAACGCTCAATTAAACCTGACAAACGGATGTAAAGGTACCTATACCATTGTGACCAAAGCTGTTGGGGTGTCTTCCGGAAATGTAATGGTTGAAGCCACTATTATGAGGCCAAATGACGTTAACGATCCAGATGCAACGAACCCAGATCCAAATGTGCTTCCTACAGATCCTCATTTGGAATGTAAAAATGGAACGGCTACTGAAAGCTGCAATAACATTAAATACAATAACGTTGTTACGGTCATTAATAAAATTACGGCTGTTAAATCTATTGCAGGTAATCCGGTCACAGTAAAACCTGGTGACGTTTTGACATATAATATTATCTTGACAAATACGGATGCGCTTCCAAAAACCGGTGTTACTGCCAGCGACGTAGTTCCTTCAACGTTGACAGGCATTACTGCGATCAATAACGGTGGTGTTGCTACGGGCAACACGATCAACTGGACAGGTTTAACTGTTCCGGCGAACGGGAGTTTAACTTTAAGCTTTAACGCTACCGTTGTAGCCAACCTTCCGGTTGGAACGACAAGCATCAAGAACGTAGCGTCGATCATTGACCCGATTGATCCGACTACACCTGTTGCTCCGGAGGTTGAAAAACCAACTGAAGGTAAGATTACCGCAGTTAAAACGATTGCAGGCAACCCTGCTACGGTGAAGCCCGGAGATGTTTTGACTTACAACATTACCCTGAGCAATAGCTTTGGCACGGCCAAGACAGGTGTTACGGCCAGTGACGTAGTTCCTTCAACGTTGACAGGCATTACCGCGATCAGCAATTCCGGAACCTTAACGGGCAACACAATCAACTGGGCAGGTTTAACTGTTCCTGCAAACGGCAGTTTAACTTTAAGCTTTAATGCAACTGTTGCAGCTAATCTTCCTATTGGAACGACGAGCATTAAAAATACAGCGAGCATTGTAGATCCTATTGATCCTACCGTGCCGGTTACCCCTGAAGTGGAGAAACCAACCGAAGGAAAGATCACTGCAGTTAAAACGATTGCAGGTAACCCAGCTACGGTTAAACCTGGCGATGTTTTGACTTATAACATTACTCTGACCAATAGCTTTGGTACGGCCAAGACCGGTGTTACTGCCAGCGATATAGTTCCTTCAACGTTGACAGGTATTACTGCGATCAGTAACGGTGGTGTTGCTACGGGCAACACGATCAACTGGGCAGGTTTAACTGTTCCAGCAAACGGCAGTTTAACATTAAGCTTTAACGCTACCGTTGTAGCCAACCTTCCGGTTGGAACGACGAGCATTAAAAATACAGCGAGCATTGTAGATCCTATTGATCCTACCGTGCCGGTTACTCCAGAAGTGGAGAAACCAACCGAAGGTAAGATCACCGCGGTTAAAACGATTGCAGGCAACCCAGCTACGGTGAAGCCAGGCGATGTTTTGACTTACAACATTACTTTAACCAATAGCTTCGGTACGGCCAAGACCGGTGTTACTGCCAGTGACGTAGTTCCTTCAACGTTGACAGGCATTACTGCGATTAATAACGGTGGTGTTGCTACGGGCAACACGATCAACTGGGCAGGTTTAACTGTTCCTGCAAACGGAAGTTTAACATTAAGCTTTAATGCAACTGTTGCAGCCAATCTTCCTATTGGAACGACGAGCATTAAAAATACAGCGAGCATTGTAGATCCTATTGATCCTACCGTGCCGGTTACTCCAGAAGTGGAGAAACCAACCGAAGGTAAGATCACCGCGGTTAAAATGATTGCAGGCAACCCAGCTACGGTGAAGCCAGGCGATGTGCTGACTTATAACATCGTATTGACTAATAGTTTTGGTACCGCCAAAACTGGTGTTACTGCCAGCGATAATGTACCAAGTACATTGACAGGTATTGCAGCGATCAGCAATTCCGGAACCTTAACTGGCAACAAGATCGACTGGACAGGCTTAACTGTTCCTGCAAACGGGAGTTTAACATTAAGCTTTAACGCTACTGTTGTAGCCAACCTTCCGGTTGGAACGACAAGCATCAAGAACGTAGCTTCTATCATTGATCCGATTGATCCGACTACGCCTGTTGCTCCGGAGGTTGAAAAACCAACCGAAGGTAAGATCACCGCAGTTAAAACAATTGCAGGTAACCCTGCTACGGTGAAGCCTGGTGATGTTTTGACTTACAACATTACCCTGACCAATAGCTTTGGCACGGCCAAGACAGGTGTTACTGCCAGTGACGTGGTTCCTTCAACGTTGACAGGCATTACTGCGATCAGCAATGCTGGAACCTTAACGGGCAACAAGATCGACTGGACAGGCTTAACTATTCCGGCAAACGGCAGTTTAACTTTAAGCTTTAACGCAACTGTTGCGGCTAACCTTCCAGCTGGAACGACAAGCATTAAAAACGTAGCTTCGATCGTTGATCCGATTGATCCTACCGTACCCGTTGCTCCGGAGGTTGAAAAACCAACTGAAGGTAAGATCACCGCGGTTAAAACGATTGCAGGTAACCCGACTACGGTTAAACCTGGCGACGTGCTGACTTACAATATCGTATTGACCAATAGTTTTGGTACGGCCAAGACTGGCGTTACTGCCAGCGACAATGTACCAAGTACATTAACAGGCATTACTGCGATCAGCAATGCTGGAACCTTAACCGGCAACACGATCAACTGGGCAGGTTTAACTGTTCCAGCAAACGGCAGTTTAACTTTAAGCTTTAACGCTACTGTTGTAGCTAACCTTCCGGTTGGAACGACAAGCATCAAGAACGTAGCGTCGATCATTGATCCGATTGATCCGACTACGCCTGTTGCTCCGGAGGTTGAAAAACCAACCGAAGGAAAGATCACCGCGGTTAAAACGATTGCAGGTAACCCGGCTACGGTTAAACCTGGTGATATTTTGACTTACAACATTACCCTGACCAATAGTTTTGGTACGGCCAAGACTGGCGTTACTGCCAGCGACAATGTACCAAGTACATTAACAGGCATTACTGCGATCAGCAATGCTGGAACCTTAACCGGCAACACGATCAACTGGGCAGGTTTAACTGTTCCAGCAAACGGCAGTTTAACTTTAAGCTTTAACGCAACGGTTGCGGCTAACCTTCCAGCTGGAACGGCGAGCATTAAAAACGTAGCTTCGATCGTTGATCCGATTGATCCAACAGTTCCTGTTGCTCCAGAGGTTGAAAAACCAACTGAAGGTAAGATCACCGCGGTTAAAACTATCGTAGGTAATCCTGCTACTGTGAAGCCAGGTGATGTGCTGACTTATAACATCATATTGACCAATAGTTTTGGTACGGCCAAGACTGGCGTTACTGCCAGCGATAATGTACCAAGTACATTAACAGGCATTACCGCGATCAGCAATGCTGGAACCTTAACCGGCAACAAGATCGACTGGACAGGCTTAACTGTTCCGGCAAATGGAAGCTTAACTTTAAGCTTTAAAGCGATTGTGTCGGGAAATCTTCCTGTAGGAACGATTTCGATCAAAAACACAGCTTCGATCGTTGATCCGATTGATCCTGCTGTTCCAATAATCCCTGAAATAGAGCTGCCCGTAAATGAAAGTCCCGCAATAAATTTGGTTAAAACGGTAACGAATACAGGTACGGGAGTTGGTGGAGCCTTTAATGTGGGCGATAAAATTGAATATACATTCACCATCAAAAATACAGGTGATGTTACATTGTACAACATCAATATTACAGATCCATTAATCAGCAATTCCGCAATCAATATTCCAGGTAGTATTTTACCGAACAACGAGGTTAAGCAGGTCGTTAATTACACCGTTACCCAAGCAGATGCTGATGCAGGAAATGTGACTAACAGTGCACTGGCAAAAGCCAGTAGTCCTGCAGGTAATATCATAGAGGATAAATCGGGAACTACTATTGCTGGAGATGATCCAACCATTACTCCGATAACACAAAATCCTTCATTGAGCTTAACTAAAACAGCAGTTGTTGGTGTACACAACAAAATAGGGGATGTCATCAACTACAATCTGGTAGTTAAAAACACTGGAAATGTAACACTTACCGCAATTGCAATTACCGATGCAAATGCTGATGCAGGTAGTATTAGCCCTGCATTGGTTGCCAGCCTCGCGCCAAATGCTACAGCAAATATTACGGCTAAACATACTGTAACGCAGGCTGACTTAGATAGAGGATATGTAGCCAATATTGCAAAGGCAGATGGTAAAAATCCAAAAGGAGGAAACGTACATGCTGAATCAACAGATCCAGCACCAATACCTGGTGCGCCGGTAGATCCAACTTGTACAACATGTACCATCACACCAATACAACAATCGCCAGCAATCAAATTAACCAAAACTGCAGTTGCTGGTCCATACAACAAAGTTGGGGACATCATTAACTATAACCTGGTACTTGAAAATACAGGGAATGTAACTATAACTAAAATTACAATTAGTGATGCGAATGCTGATGCAGGTAGCATCACACCGGCAACCATCGCTACATTGGCACCAAATGCAACAATCAGTATTAAAGCGAAGCATACAGTAACACAATCAGATCTGGATAAAGGATATGTGAGTAACCTGGCAAAAGCAGATGGTGAAGATCCCAATGGAGGAAAAGTAAATGTGGAATCAACAGATCCGGCACCAATACCTGGTGCACCAGTAGATCCGGGTTGTCCAAAATGTACCATCACACCAGTAGAACAAAAAGGCGCAGTCGCTTTAGTGAAAACGGTAACCAATGCCGGAACAGGTGAAAATGGAGCCTTTGTATTGGGCAACCAGATTGAATATACCTTCACGGTGACCAATACAGGGAATGTGAGTCTGAAGGACCTGATATTAAGTGATCCGTTGTTAAACAAATTGAACATTACAATACCTGGAGTAATCCTTCCTGGTCAATCGGTAAGTCATGTTGAGAAATACACCATTACAGCGGCAGATGTGGTAGCTGGTAAGGTCACCAATCAGGCGGTCATCAAAGCTACTGATCCTAAAGGTGGAAATGTAACAGATCAGTCAGGTACAGCAGCCAATAATGATAATCCTACTGTCATTACCATTGCAAAACCACCAGTTGTAAAAGACGATACCAAGGAAACACAGCAGAATAAGCCAGTGGTAATTGATGTACAGAGTAATGATGAGCCTGGTAGCAGTGCCATTGTTCCAGGCAGTACAACGATCATTACACAACCTAAAAACGGAACAATTAAAGTGAATTCAGACGGTACGATAACTTATACACCAAATCAAGGTTATACCGGAACGGATGAGTTTACCTATACGGTGACGGATAAAAATGGTCAGGTTTCCAATCCGGCTAAAGTTACATTAACTGTTGTACCGACCAAGCCGGTAGCTATCGATGATGCCGCAGAAACCCAATGGAACACAGAAGTTAAAATCCCGTTATTGGGTAACGATAAAACCGATGGTGCTGCATTTGATAAAGGCACGGTTGAAATCACAGCGCAACCTAAACATGGTACTATAAAAGTTAATCCTGATGGAACGGTTACTTATTTGCCAAACAGCGGATATACCGGAACAGATACCTTTAAATATAGGGTTAAAGATGAGTATGGAAACTGGACCGACGTCGCTACAGTAACCTTGAACGTGAAAGGTTTCTTTATTCCAAATGTGATTACACCAAATGGAGATGGTAAAAATGACACCTTCCTTATTGTAGGACTAGAAAACTTTGGCAATGCTGATGTAACCGTCTTTAACCGTTGGGGTAACGAAGTATACCGCAATAACAATTACAAAAATACCTGGACGGGTGAGGGACTGAACGAAGGAACCTATTATTACCTGATCAGGTTAAATAATAATGGTAAGCAGGAAGTTTATAAAGGTTGGGTATTAATAAAAAGATAA
- a CDS encoding type IX secretion system membrane protein PorP/SprF, producing MNKHIIKKAILGLGLTVAGLMPAKAQQNIQFTQYIFNSLSVNPAYAGYKEEWFAQLALRSQWTGLSGAPRTGQLSIDGVADANKNVGLGLQITDDRLGPQSATSIYANYAYRLRLNDEDTQRLSFGVGAGVSQYGLDGNKLRPVDFDDPDLPVGKISSTIPDVRFGVYYYNPSFYIGVSAMDLLSGDKSNSIFNWDKNNVENLKRKRHYYLIAGTIFNLSEDTKLRPSLLYKEDLKGPSSLDISGMLIFGEKFWIGGSYRTGANLWKKDYAQGQQLSSLNSISAITQFYITDKFRIGYSYDHILSKLSSIQNGTHEITIGVTFPGKGKRLLSPRFF from the coding sequence ATGAACAAACATATCATAAAAAAAGCCATACTGGGATTGGGATTAACTGTTGCAGGCCTGATGCCAGCAAAGGCACAGCAAAATATTCAGTTCACTCAATACATCTTCAATTCTTTAAGTGTGAACCCTGCATATGCCGGATACAAGGAAGAATGGTTTGCACAATTGGCCTTGAGAAGTCAGTGGACAGGTCTTAGTGGTGCGCCGAGAACCGGGCAATTGTCTATTGATGGCGTAGCTGATGCCAATAAGAATGTAGGTCTGGGTTTGCAAATTACAGACGACAGGCTAGGCCCGCAGTCGGCCACCTCAATTTATGCAAATTACGCTTATCGTTTAAGACTTAACGACGAGGATACACAAAGATTAAGTTTTGGTGTAGGAGCGGGTGTTAGTCAATATGGATTGGATGGCAATAAATTAAGACCTGTTGATTTTGACGATCCAGATCTGCCGGTTGGTAAAATCAGTAGTACCATTCCGGATGTTCGCTTTGGGGTTTACTATTACAATCCAAGTTTTTACATCGGGGTTTCGGCAATGGACTTGCTTTCCGGAGATAAATCAAATAGCATTTTCAATTGGGATAAGAATAACGTGGAAAACCTGAAACGTAAGCGCCATTATTACCTGATCGCAGGTACAATATTTAATTTATCTGAGGATACGAAGCTTCGGCCAAGTCTATTGTACAAAGAAGATCTAAAAGGTCCTTCAAGTTTAGACATCAGTGGAATGCTGATCTTTGGTGAGAAGTTCTGGATCGGTGGATCATATAGAACGGGAGCCAACCTTTGGAAAAAGGATTATGCTCAAGGCCAGCAATTGAGTAGTCTCAATTCCATTTCTGCAATTACCCAGTTTTATATCACAGATAAATTCAGGATCGGGTACTCTTACGATCACATCCTGAGCAAACTGAGCAGCATACAAAATGGTACCCACGAAATTACGATTGGGGTAACATTCCCTGGAAAGGGCAAACGTTTACTTAGCCCCAGATTCTTTTAA
- a CDS encoding OmpA family protein has product MMNKKYTRYIFLLGLGCAFHAASAQEQPSLKRRADQLYTQYKYTDAASIYLKLVDVKKPKLTDLERLADCYQKMNDYEAAENWYARVVQDPESKAENLISYGAILKSNSRYAEAKKVLQTYASKSGDAKRVSNEIAGCDSALVWMAKPTAHKIKNEAQVNTVFAEFGVFPIGNKILYTAEPDQGFLNRKDGRTGNPFLRIYTADRSADNSLSAKLIDKSMYNDENYHVGPVISNQKGNVLYVTRTYPGQSGEISKENKKKFRTNNLELYIYTANNGKYEAVSFPYNEVKKYSVGHAALSQDEKTLYFVSDMPGGLGNTDIWYCELQNDGSWGKPQNAGPAINTSRDEMFPNIGADGTLYYSSNGLPGMGGLDIFSAKGAKNDWSKPVNLRFPVNSAGDDFAFITNVTNENDVMGYLSSNRKGGVGNDDIYSFSNIKPKMILALKGLTVNKKTGETITAAMVTLYANGRQIVAKQSSSADGTFFFELAKGTDYTVLGQKEKFYGDSATVTTKGLTKSDTLSVTLRLEPLYEIGKAIAIQNIHYDFDKDNIRKDAARILDELVRTLRDNPTLEIELGSHTDSRGVDIYNLDLSQRRARSVVNYLVSRGISRTRLTAKGYGETQLLNRCGNGVQCSEAEHQANRRTEFKIIKY; this is encoded by the coding sequence ATGATGAATAAAAAATATACCAGATACATTTTCCTTTTGGGCTTGGGATGTGCTTTTCATGCAGCTTCTGCGCAAGAACAACCAAGCTTAAAGCGAAGGGCAGATCAACTGTATACACAATATAAATACACTGATGCAGCTTCAATTTACCTGAAGTTGGTGGATGTCAAAAAACCAAAATTAACTGATCTTGAACGTTTGGCTGATTGCTATCAGAAAATGAATGATTATGAGGCTGCCGAGAACTGGTATGCCAGGGTAGTCCAGGACCCGGAAAGTAAAGCCGAAAACCTGATCAGCTATGGAGCGATACTTAAATCTAATTCCCGCTATGCAGAAGCAAAAAAAGTATTGCAGACTTATGCCAGTAAAAGCGGCGATGCTAAAAGGGTAAGTAATGAAATCGCGGGATGCGATTCTGCTTTGGTATGGATGGCTAAACCAACTGCGCATAAAATCAAAAACGAAGCTCAGGTCAATACTGTTTTTGCGGAATTTGGTGTGTTTCCAATTGGTAATAAAATCTTGTATACTGCCGAACCGGATCAAGGTTTCCTGAATCGGAAAGACGGGCGTACGGGTAATCCTTTTTTAAGAATCTATACTGCCGACCGCTCTGCGGACAATAGCTTAAGTGCAAAATTGATTGACAAGTCAATGTACAATGATGAAAATTATCACGTAGGGCCGGTCATTAGCAATCAAAAAGGAAATGTATTGTACGTGACACGTACTTATCCGGGGCAGTCTGGGGAGATTAGTAAAGAGAACAAAAAGAAATTCAGGACCAATAACCTGGAACTGTATATCTATACCGCAAACAATGGCAAATACGAAGCTGTGTCTTTTCCTTATAATGAGGTGAAGAAGTATTCTGTTGGTCACGCTGCATTAAGCCAGGATGAAAAAACACTTTATTTTGTGTCTGATATGCCTGGTGGTTTAGGGAACACTGATATCTGGTATTGCGAACTGCAAAATGATGGCAGCTGGGGAAAACCTCAAAATGCCGGACCTGCGATCAATACCAGTCGGGACGAAATGTTCCCGAACATAGGGGCAGATGGTACTTTGTATTACTCAAGTAATGGACTACCAGGAATGGGCGGATTAGACATTTTTTCCGCAAAAGGTGCGAAAAACGATTGGTCTAAACCAGTTAACCTTAGATTTCCGGTAAACTCTGCCGGCGATGATTTTGCTTTCATTACCAATGTTACAAACGAAAATGACGTGATGGGTTATCTTTCTTCCAACCGTAAGGGTGGAGTGGGTAATGACGATATCTACAGTTTCAGTAACATCAAACCTAAAATGATCCTGGCTTTAAAAGGCCTTACTGTGAATAAAAAAACAGGTGAAACAATAACCGCAGCTATGGTAACCTTATATGCTAATGGACGTCAGATTGTAGCTAAACAAAGCAGTAGTGCAGATGGTACTTTCTTTTTTGAACTGGCAAAAGGAACTGATTATACCGTGCTTGGTCAGAAAGAGAAATTTTATGGTGACTCGGCAACAGTAACAACCAAAGGCCTGACCAAATCTGATACCTTAAGTGTAACGCTGCGCTTAGAGCCGTTGTATGAAATTGGAAAAGCCATTGCGATTCAAAATATCCATTATGATTTTGATAAAGATAATATTCGTAAGGATGCTGCGAGAATTCTCGATGAACTGGTGCGCACGTTACGTGATAACCCTACACTTGAAATTGAACTGGGTTCGCATACCGACAGTCGCGGAGTAGATATTTATAACTTGGATCTTTCTCAACGTCGTGCGCGTTCTGTAGTAAATTATCTGGTTAGTCGTGGCATTTCGAGGACTCGCTTAACGGCCAAAGGATATGGAGAAACGCAACTATTGAATCGTTGTGGCAATGGGGTGCAATGCTCGGAAGCAGAACACCAGGCCAACAGACGTACTGAGTTTAAAATAATTAAATACTAA